A window of the Rubeoparvulum massiliense genome harbors these coding sequences:
- a CDS encoding MetS family NSS transporter small subunit, whose translation MSGSAIAMMMLGFVGLWGGFAICVSIAVKRGKQSFKQGVDA comes from the coding sequence GTGAGTGGAAGTGCCATTGCCATGATGATGTTGGGATTTGTTGGCTTATGGGGGGGCTTTGCCATCTGTGTAAGTATTGCGGTGAAGCGAGGAAAACAGAGCTTCAAACAAGGTGTAGATGCATAG